One Pelodiscus sinensis isolate JC-2024 chromosome 24, ASM4963464v1, whole genome shotgun sequence DNA segment encodes these proteins:
- the LOC102445063 gene encoding toll-like receptor 2 has protein sequence MPPLAGTCLALCVVMVGLAVRADPCLFTADNTTAMCKGRNLDRVPRHLPRTLLRLDLSYNRLYEISPGDFAELTQLQSLDLSYNNLSHIAAGAFAANVLLEELSLFNNSLHQIPALALKPLRKLRRLEMSNNLYCHSTLDKAFSTLRNLQELSMGGPLIQTVGKGDFLPLKEIALQKFALKTASSLLEYQEGAFSVLNTTSLWFDIALDKNPNALPVILRDLKGKPLLYLRFRNLFEFTYYTDAADLFSGLAEVRAAKLVFYRGKFNENLLRLALLNVRKSRIRDLSLMAIDFARSPQWKRPEAGIANLTLDSLLLQDISNPDILRFDWTFTWFSGVTNLSILNVNFNFVPCDAWDEMRNVVALDVSNNRLTDAYIYNQRCDYQDVMPKLERFFVARNELTSLSVLAKLTANWPRLTHINASHNQLGSLKEETCQWNSGLVWLALDHNTVTMEIFKCLPITLLYLDLSHSQLDRLEMDFFDRCHHLQELKLSGNKIKFIPSVWKCPSLRTLAVDGNSFGIISKGSFVHMPQLASLQAGNNPYHCTCDLYGFLQEMWRKGKLTLKDWPENWKCYHPESLLDMRVADYAPGLTECDVRVVVAISVSVTAVVIIAIMVLCWRFDVPWYLHATFRIIRSKYRARHATPARAYAYHAFISYSWSDADWVRQELLRRLETSTPPYRICIHERDFTPGKWIIDNIIENIENSCKVIFVLSRSFVDSEWCNYELYFAHQRAVGLGYEDVILVVLESIDPRSLPNKFCKLRKMLSTKTYLEWPSEPSRQPFFWIQLRNVLGKPGAIDTSQDQVSLTSMEGRSEVAVSDLAEEEIAIDAVAVPAS, from the coding sequence ATGCCCCCGCTGGCTGGCACATGCCTGGCTTTGTGTGTGGTGATGGTGGGACTGGCAGTCAGGGCCGACCCGTGCCTTTTCACCGCAGACAACACGACAGCCATGTGCAAGGGCCGGAACCTGGACCGAGTTCCCCGGCACCTTCCCCGCACCCTGCTCCGCCTGGATCTCTCGTATAACCGGCTCTATGAGATCTCCCCTGGGGACTTCGCAGAGCTGACCCAGCTGCAGAGCTTGGACTTGAGCTACAACAACCTCTCGCACATCGCGGCAGGTGCCTTCGCCGCCAACGTCCTGCTGGAGGAACTCAGCCTCTTCAACAACTCCCTGCACCAGATCCCTGCACTGGCCCTGAAGCCCTTGAGAAAACTGAGGCGGCTGGAGATGTCTAATAACTTGTACTGCCACTCAACGTTGGACAAGGCCTTCAGCACGCTGAGGAACCTACAGGAGCTCTCCATGGGTGGACCTCTCATCCAGACGGTCGGCAAGGGAGACTTCCTCCCGTTGAAAGAGATAGCCTTACAGAAGTTTGCCCTGAAGACGGCGTCCAGCTTGTTGGAGTATCAAGAAGGGGCGTTCTCGGTGCTCAACACCACCAGCCTGTGGTTCGACATCGCCCTAGACAAGAATCCCAACGCCTTGCCCGTGATCCTGCGAGACCTGAAGGGGAAGCCGCTACTGTATCTCCGCTTCCGTAACCTCTTCGAATTCACCTACTACACGGACGCCGCAGATCTCTTTTCCGGCTTAGCTGAGGTGCGAGCCGCAAAGCTGGTCTTCTACCGGGGCAAGTTCAATGAAAACCTGCTGCGCCTGGCCCTGCTGAACGTCCGGAAGTCCCGCATCCGCGACCTCTCCCTGATGGCCATCGACTTTGCCCGCTCTCCCCAATGGAAACGCCCGGAAGCGGGCATCGCCAACCTGACCCTCGACAGCCTGCTGCTCCAGGACATCAGCAACCCCGACATCCTGCGGTTCGACTGGACCTTCACCTGGTTCAGCGGCGTCACCAACCTCTCCATTCTCAACGTCAACTTCAACTTCGTGCCCTGCGACGCCTGGGACGAGATGCGCAACGTGGTGGCCCTGGACGTCTCCAACAACCGGCTGACGGACGCCTACATCTACAACCAGCGCTGCGACTACCAGGACGTCATGCCCAAACTGGAGCGGTTCTTCGTGGCCAGAAATGAGCTGACCAGCCTGAGCGTATTGGCTAAGCTCACGGCCAATTGGCCTCGCCTCACCCATATCAACGCCAGCCATAACCAACTCGGAAGCCTGAAGGAGGAGACATGCCAGTGGAATTCTGGGCTGGTCTGGCTGGCCCTGGACCACAACACTGTTACCATGGAGATCTTCAAGTGCTTGCCCATCACGCTTCTCTACCTGGACCTGTCCCACTCCCAACTTGACCGGCTGGAGATGGACTTCTTTGACCGCTGCCATCACCTTCAGGAGCTGAAGCTGAGTGGGAACAAGATCAAGTTCATCCCCTCAGTGTGGAAATGCCCCAGCCTGCGGACGCTGGCCGTGGATGGCAACTCCTTCGGCATCATCAGCAAAGGCTCCTTCGTCCACATGCCCCAGCTGGCCAGCCTCCAGGCCGGCAACAATCCTTACCACTGCACCTGTGACCTCTACGGCTTCTTGCAGGAGATGTGGAGGAAGGGAAAGCTAACCCTGAAGGACTGGCCTGAGAACTGGAAGTGTTACCACCCCGAGTCCCTGCTGGACATGAGGGTGGCTGACTACGCCCCAGGGCTGACGGAGTGCGACGTGAGGGTGGTGGTGGCCATCTCTGTTTCGGTGACGGCCGTGGTGATCATTGCCATCATGGTGCTGTGTTGGAGGTTCGACGTGCCGTGGTATCTCCACGCCACCTTCCGCATCATCCGGTCGAAGTACCGCGCCCGCCACGCTACCCCGGCGCGGGCCTATGCCTACCATGCCTTCATCTCCTACAGCTGGTCGGATGCCGACTGGgtgaggcaggagctgctccgccGGCTGGAGACCTCCACCCCCCCGTACCGCATCTGCATCCACGAGCGGGACTTCACGCCGGGCAAGTGGATCATCGACAACATCATCGAAAACATCGAGAACAGCTGCAAGGTCATCTTCGTCCTCTCCCGCAGCTTCGTGGACAGCGAGTGGTGCAACTACGAGCTGTACTTCGCCCACCAGCGGGCCGTCGGGCTGGGCTACGAGGACGTCATCCTGGTGGTGCTGGAGTCCATCGACCCCCGCAGCCTGCCCAACAAGTTCTGCAAACTCCGCAAGATGCTCAGCACCAAAACGTACCTGGAGTGGCCTTCAGAGCCCAGCCGCCAGCCGTTCTTCTGGATCCAGCTCCGCAACGTGCTGGGGAAACCAGGAGCCATCGATACCAGCCAGGATCAGGTCTCGCTGACCAGCATGGAGGGGCGCTCCGAGGTGGCTGTGAGCGATCTGGCAGAAGAGGAAATTGCCATTGATGCGGTGGCTGTCCCTGCGAGCTAG